From a single Myxococcales bacterium genomic region:
- a CDS encoding superoxide dismutase family protein, producing MRIQNRRTVVGTLAGLMFLPSLGFDESEWTHSLAPVAAVAVLHPASDRPVVGKIHFRSAGDALVIELELGGLVPQQRYRLRIHEYGDCSVDKAANTGEPFGSSEDLIEFPADENGWADIVFTHRGHTLGAGEQSLLGRSVVVHGAREPVGCGTIGFAKRPEALPHNPEDPG from the coding sequence GTGAGAATTCAAAACAGAAGAACTGTCGTCGGTACCCTGGCCGGGCTCATGTTCTTGCCATCCCTCGGCTTCGACGAATCCGAATGGACGCACTCCCTCGCGCCGGTCGCGGCTGTTGCCGTGCTGCATCCCGCCAGTGATCGTCCGGTTGTGGGCAAGATCCACTTTCGATCTGCCGGTGATGCGCTCGTCATTGAACTGGAGCTCGGTGGTCTGGTGCCCCAGCAGCGCTATCGACTGCGGATTCACGAGTACGGTGACTGCAGCGTGGACAAGGCTGCAAACACCGGGGAGCCCTTTGGAAGTTCCGAGGACTTGATCGAGTTTCCCGCCGATGAAAACGGTTGGGCGGATATTGTCTTCACCCATCGTGGTCACACCCTGGGCGCCGGCGAGCAATCCCTGCTGGGGCGCTCGGTCGTCGTACACGGGGCCCGCGAGCCGGTTGGATGTGGGACGATCGGCTTTGCTAAGCGTCCCGAAGCGCTTCCACACAACCCCGAAGATCCCGGTTGA